A genomic window from Thioalkalivibrio sp. ALJ12 includes:
- the groL gene encoding chaperonin GroEL (60 kDa chaperone family; promotes refolding of misfolded polypeptides especially under stressful conditions; forms two stacked rings of heptamers to form a barrel-shaped 14mer; ends can be capped by GroES; misfolded proteins enter the barrel where they are refolded when GroES binds) produces the protein MSAKEVRFGNDARTRMAKGVNTLANAVKVTLGPKGRNVVLDKAFGAPTVTKDGVSVAKEIELDDKFENMGAQLVKEVSSQTSDAAGDGTTTATVLAQSIVREGMKAVTAGMNPMDLKRGIDKAVKSATQELKKLSKPCTEHKAIAQVGSISANSDTAIGEIIADAMDKVGKEGVITVEEGSSLENELDVVEGMQFDRGYLSPYFINNQQNMSAELDDAYILLFDKKISNIRDLLPILEGVAKSNKPLLIIAEDIEGEALATLVVNSMRGIVKVAAVKAPGFGDRRKAMLQDIAVLTGGQVISEEVGLSLEKTTVEDLGRAKKVQVTKENTTIIDGMGQNKDIKARVDQIRAQIEEATSDYDKEKLQERVAKLAGGVAVIKVGAATEVEMKEKKARVEDALHATRAAVEEGVVPGGGVALLRACAAIAKLKGDNDEQTAGVNIARRAMEEPLRQIVYNTGEEPSVILNKVLEGKGNYGYNAASGEFGDMIDMGILDPTKVTRSALQNAASVAALLITTEAMVAELPKKDDGGAGGGMDDMGGMGGMGGMGGMM, from the coding sequence ATGAGTGCTAAAGAAGTCCGTTTTGGTAACGACGCCCGCACCCGCATGGCCAAGGGCGTGAACACCCTGGCCAACGCCGTGAAGGTCACCCTCGGTCCCAAGGGCCGCAACGTGGTCCTGGACAAGGCCTTCGGCGCCCCGACTGTCACCAAGGACGGCGTGTCCGTGGCCAAGGAAATCGAACTGGATGACAAGTTCGAGAACATGGGCGCCCAGCTGGTCAAGGAAGTCTCCTCGCAGACCTCCGACGCCGCCGGTGACGGCACCACCACCGCGACCGTGCTGGCTCAGTCCATCGTCCGTGAAGGCATGAAGGCGGTCACCGCTGGCATGAACCCGATGGACCTGAAGCGCGGCATCGACAAGGCCGTGAAGTCCGCGACCCAGGAACTGAAGAAACTGTCCAAGCCGTGCACCGAGCACAAGGCGATCGCTCAGGTCGGCTCGATCTCCGCCAACTCCGACACCGCGATTGGCGAGATCATCGCCGATGCGATGGACAAGGTCGGCAAAGAAGGCGTGATCACCGTCGAGGAAGGCTCCTCGCTGGAGAACGAGCTGGATGTCGTGGAAGGTATGCAGTTCGACCGCGGCTACCTGTCGCCGTACTTCATCAACAACCAGCAGAACATGAGCGCCGAGCTGGACGACGCCTACATCCTCCTGTTCGACAAGAAGATCTCGAACATCCGTGATCTGCTGCCGATCCTGGAAGGTGTGGCCAAGTCCAACAAGCCGCTGCTGATCATCGCCGAGGACATCGAGGGCGAGGCCCTGGCCACGCTGGTGGTGAACTCCATGCGCGGCATCGTGAAGGTTGCCGCCGTGAAGGCCCCGGGCTTTGGCGACCGCCGCAAGGCCATGCTGCAGGACATCGCCGTGCTGACCGGCGGCCAGGTGATCTCCGAAGAGGTCGGCCTGTCGCTGGAGAAGACCACGGTGGAAGACCTGGGTCGTGCCAAGAAGGTGCAGGTGACCAAGGAAAACACCACGATCATCGACGGCATGGGTCAGAACAAGGACATCAAGGCCCGCGTCGACCAGATCCGTGCCCAGATCGAGGAAGCGACTTCCGACTACGACAAGGAAAAGCTGCAGGAACGCGTGGCCAAACTGGCCGGTGGTGTGGCGGTGATCAAGGTCGGTGCTGCCACCGAGGTCGAGATGAAAGAGAAGAAGGCCCGCGTCGAGGACGCCCTGCACGCCACGCGTGCGGCGGTTGAAGAAGGCGTGGTCCCCGGCGGTGGCGTGGCCCTGCTGCGTGCCTGTGCGGCGATCGCCAAGCTCAAGGGTGACAACGACGAGCAGACCGCCGGCGTGAACATCGCCCGTCGCGCGATGGAAGAGCCGCTGCGCCAGATCGTCTACAACACCGGCGAAGAGCCCTCCGTGATCCTGAACAAGGTCCTGGAAGGCAAGGGTAACTACGGCTATAACGCCGCGTCCGGCGAGTTCGGCGACATGATCGATATGGGCATCCTGGATCCGACCAAGGTGACCCGCTCGGCGCTGCAGAACGCCGCGTCCGTGGCCGCCCTGCTGATCACCACCGAGGCCATGGTGGCCGAGCTGCCGAAGAAGGACGACGGCGGTGCCGGTGGCGGCATGGACGACATGGGTGGTATGGGCGGTATGGGAGGCATGGGCGGCATGATGTAA
- a CDS encoding OmpA family protein yields the protein MNHKLVKNILAASVATLLIGTASQAVAQEPPAANVTDRSGNVVMDRSGECVRTRSWAPENVRHSECAGYIQETAEAPEPDPAPEPEPEPEPEFETTTLSAQALFDFDSAELRSEGRDALRELARSLTADDAEYSSVLVEGHTCTIGPADYNQGLSERRAQSVADFLASEGVREDDIRTVGYGEDRPTADNSTREGREANRRVEVTSDVRQRAD from the coding sequence ATGAATCACAAGCTGGTTAAGAATATTCTGGCCGCGTCCGTGGCCACGCTGCTGATCGGTACCGCGAGCCAGGCAGTGGCTCAGGAGCCGCCGGCGGCCAACGTCACCGACCGCAGCGGTAATGTCGTGATGGATCGCTCTGGCGAGTGCGTGCGCACCCGTTCCTGGGCACCGGAAAACGTCCGTCATTCCGAGTGCGCCGGTTACATCCAGGAAACCGCGGAGGCCCCCGAGCCGGATCCGGCCCCCGAGCCCGAGCCCGAGCCCGAGCCCGAGTTTGAAACCACCACGCTGAGCGCCCAGGCCCTGTTCGATTTTGACAGCGCCGAACTGCGTTCGGAAGGCCGCGATGCCCTGCGTGAACTGGCCCGCAGCCTGACCGCCGACGACGCCGAGTACAGCTCGGTGCTGGTCGAAGGTCACACCTGCACCATCGGCCCGGCCGACTACAACCAGGGCCTGTCCGAGCGTCGCGCCCAGTCCGTGGCCGACTTCCTGGCCAGCGAAGGTGTGCGTGAAGACGACATCCGTACCGTGGGCTACGGTGAGGACCGCCCGACCGCCGACAACTCCACCCGCGAAGGCCGCGAGGCCAACCGTCGCGTGGAAGTGACCTCCGACGTGCGTCAGCGCGCCGACTAA
- a CDS encoding thioredoxin fold domain-containing protein, producing MNLHTLKLHKGIRLVGLTIVLMLGGMLLSGAASAHGIERATDLQSLVQNGDGKPTLIMFASDSCPYCDRAEHQHLGPMSEDASYEGIHIRKVILNRDEVRDFDGEVRRGHELGRAYGARVVPTIMAFDAEGNPVGQPLVGIPNEQLYRSQIRQRIQQAIRHNGESS from the coding sequence ATGAATCTGCATACGCTCAAGCTACACAAGGGCATCCGTCTGGTCGGCCTGACGATCGTCCTGATGCTCGGGGGCATGTTGCTGTCTGGCGCCGCCTCCGCGCATGGGATCGAGCGGGCCACGGATCTGCAGTCCCTGGTGCAGAACGGGGACGGCAAGCCGACCCTGATCATGTTCGCCTCCGACAGCTGTCCCTATTGTGATCGGGCGGAACACCAGCACCTGGGTCCGATGAGCGAGGATGCGAGCTACGAGGGTATCCACATTCGCAAGGTCATCCTCAACCGTGACGAGGTGCGCGACTTCGACGGCGAGGTGCGCCGCGGTCACGAGCTGGGCCGTGCCTACGGGGCGCGTGTGGTCCCGACCATCATGGCCTTTGACGCCGAGGGCAATCCGGTGGGCCAGCCGCTAGTCGGTATCCCCAACGAGCAGCTCTACCGCAGCCAGATCCGTCAGCGCATTCAGCAGGCTATCCGCCACAACGGGGAATCGAGCTAG
- a CDS encoding translocation/assembly module TamB domain-containing protein: MRRLGKTLLWLIGGVLLLLVLVIGSLVALLASESGTRWLVEQAEQHAPVDLRIERVEGTLFTELAIHGLYLSLPDGPRIELDEGRLGIDARAGLRGELRIPVVHATGLLIDLPPEAIDDDEEPFELPDAIRLPLAVQLEDVLLSDLRVYREGEPLVTITQIAAQARASGALIELQHLDLDMPEIQARLQARVETEGGYAVNAEGTWTAPLPDAVAEGLDTNEAQGRLELDGHLRERLRLHHALSAGMDLTLQAEVVNVLEDPRFDIEATWTPFAYRLAPDQTAHLAMGRLRASGEPDDWSLGLDGGARLDDMPAVELVLQAHGDLSMAEIDSLRLDSEAGRLALAGPIRFDEVLDWDLQLALDDLDPAPLGLEMDAGLERLRATLRGRLPLDSEQTPLAALEAAIDIDELRGHFEDHALTGQLGLTLADGTARLRESELKVDEDALTAALSGQVAGLGGDLSDPGHALDLEMDLALTAPDLARLQEELEGHLDQLRIAVSGRYTPASGQLQAQLRLDPLRAESHGIGVTGDGRVDLTESGARIDRLRLAMDDGGRLDLAGDVGWAEGLDWDLALQAEALDPAIITPEAPGRLDLTLSTRGGQAEDGVLHLQAELERLTGTLREQPVEGRGRAELEGDALTVEQLELALGANTLSAQGRWTEVLDFRLRVDAPELQQLWPDLAGQLNLDAHVTGSPEAPQVAAEGDGAGLRLGDIALARLQLNAEAGLAEDTPARLDLRLEDLEPATGIHLADVHLRASGTVDDHRLDLDVDGRELGTLALAMAGGFDLDATHWSGRLTRLDLTQPQAGDWSLPSPVGLEGGPESADLERLCLAREGGRICAEGRWQEATGGDFSALLENLELGWLEPLLPPELGIEGQINAEASGRLDEQGRIDADLAVRPTDGRLMVRDEDGELQDVPYRDVHLDARVRDRDVDVDFRLGFLDGGIARATLELRPDGDDTRIDGDFEARLDDLSWIAAASPDIQRLRGVLDARLTFGGRLDAPLVEGAVRFTDGGVLIPDAGIDILIPEVTANVVSAEEMTLDGRLESGDGAIDLAGRVDLGGDGPRAEMQLRGEDFLAVNRVDAEATITPDLELVFTPEDGIRVRGEVLLPWARIRPPDLPPGAIRVSGDEIILGEELEEAQALKTDIRIRIRLGDDVRFDGHGLTARFAGEVDVEEIAGRPTQLFGEIRIPEGRFNAYGQDLRVDRGILLFQGPAETPELDLRAVRTVREYNVTVGLEIGGTPDNLRSRVFSEPAMDETEAMAFLLTGRPLSGASESDGNMIASAAAAYGLEQSALITQRIGTELGLDEVTIDTEGGIEESALTLGLYLSPRLLLRYSVGLFDNTSRVLLSYELSRRLTLETSSGTTEQTVDLIYRIER; encoded by the coding sequence GTGAGGCGCCTGGGCAAGACACTGCTGTGGCTGATCGGCGGGGTCCTGCTGCTCCTGGTCCTGGTGATCGGGAGTTTGGTCGCCCTGCTCGCCTCCGAGAGCGGCACGCGCTGGCTGGTCGAACAGGCCGAGCAGCACGCCCCAGTGGATCTGCGCATCGAACGCGTGGAGGGCACGCTGTTCACCGAGCTCGCAATCCACGGTCTCTACCTGTCCCTGCCGGACGGCCCCCGCATCGAACTGGACGAGGGCCGCCTGGGCATCGACGCCCGCGCCGGCCTGCGCGGTGAGCTGCGGATCCCGGTTGTACATGCGACCGGGCTGCTGATCGACCTGCCACCCGAGGCGATCGATGACGACGAAGAGCCGTTCGAACTACCCGATGCGATCCGCCTCCCATTGGCCGTGCAGCTGGAGGATGTCCTGCTGAGCGACCTGCGGGTCTACCGCGAAGGCGAGCCGCTGGTCACCATCACGCAGATCGCGGCCCAGGCCCGCGCCAGCGGCGCCCTGATCGAACTCCAGCACCTCGACCTGGACATGCCGGAGATCCAGGCACGATTACAGGCGCGGGTCGAGACTGAAGGTGGCTACGCGGTGAACGCCGAGGGCACCTGGACCGCGCCCCTGCCGGACGCCGTGGCCGAAGGCCTCGACACCAACGAGGCACAAGGGCGGCTGGAGCTGGACGGACACCTGCGTGAGCGCCTGCGGCTGCATCACGCCCTGAGCGCCGGCATGGATCTGACCCTGCAGGCCGAGGTGGTCAATGTGCTGGAGGACCCGCGCTTCGACATCGAGGCCACCTGGACCCCGTTCGCCTACCGTCTCGCCCCGGACCAGACCGCGCATCTCGCCATGGGACGGCTGCGTGCTTCCGGCGAGCCCGACGACTGGTCGCTGGGCCTGGATGGCGGCGCCCGGCTGGACGACATGCCGGCAGTCGAACTCGTGCTACAGGCCCATGGTGATTTGTCCATGGCCGAGATCGATTCACTGAGGCTGGATTCCGAGGCCGGACGCCTGGCGCTCGCCGGACCCATCCGCTTCGACGAGGTCCTCGACTGGGACCTGCAACTGGCGCTCGACGACCTCGACCCCGCCCCCCTGGGTCTGGAAATGGACGCCGGCCTGGAGCGGCTCCGGGCCACCCTGCGGGGCCGCCTCCCGCTGGACAGCGAACAGACACCACTCGCGGCCCTGGAAGCCGCGATCGACATCGACGAGCTGCGAGGCCACTTCGAGGACCACGCCCTGACCGGACAGCTGGGCCTGACGCTCGCGGACGGTACGGCCCGCCTGCGCGAGAGCGAACTCAAGGTCGACGAAGACGCCCTGACGGCCGCCCTCAGTGGACAGGTCGCGGGGCTGGGCGGGGACCTGTCCGATCCGGGGCACGCGCTGGATCTCGAAATGGATCTGGCACTGACCGCACCGGATCTCGCGCGCCTGCAGGAAGAGCTGGAAGGTCACCTGGATCAGCTGCGCATCGCCGTGTCCGGCCGCTATACCCCCGCCTCGGGACAGCTCCAGGCCCAGCTGCGCCTGGACCCCCTGCGGGCTGAAAGTCATGGCATTGGCGTGACCGGCGACGGGCGCGTGGACCTGACCGAGAGCGGCGCCCGGATCGATCGCCTGCGCCTGGCGATGGACGACGGCGGGCGCCTGGATCTGGCGGGAGACGTAGGCTGGGCCGAGGGTCTCGACTGGGACCTCGCACTGCAGGCCGAGGCATTGGACCCGGCCATCATCACACCCGAGGCACCCGGCCGCCTCGACCTGACACTCAGCACCCGCGGCGGGCAGGCCGAGGACGGCGTACTGCATCTGCAGGCCGAACTGGAGCGCCTGACCGGCACCCTGCGCGAGCAGCCGGTCGAAGGGCGCGGCCGAGCCGAGCTGGAAGGCGATGCCCTGACGGTCGAACAACTGGAGCTGGCGCTCGGCGCCAACACCCTGAGCGCACAGGGCCGCTGGACCGAGGTGCTGGATTTCCGCCTGCGGGTAGATGCCCCGGAACTGCAGCAGCTATGGCCCGACCTTGCGGGACAACTGAACCTGGATGCGCACGTCACCGGGTCTCCCGAGGCGCCACAGGTAGCGGCCGAAGGCGACGGTGCCGGCCTCCGGCTGGGGGATATCGCGCTGGCGCGGCTGCAGCTGAACGCCGAGGCCGGGCTCGCGGAAGACACCCCCGCCCGGCTGGACCTGCGGCTGGAGGACCTGGAACCGGCCACCGGGATCCACCTGGCCGACGTGCACCTGAGGGCCTCGGGGACCGTCGACGACCATCGCCTGGATCTGGACGTGGATGGCCGGGAACTGGGTACGCTGGCACTGGCGATGGCGGGGGGCTTCGACCTCGACGCCACGCACTGGAGCGGCCGGCTGACCCGCCTGGACCTGACGCAACCCCAGGCGGGCGACTGGTCGTTGCCGTCCCCGGTCGGCCTGGAAGGCGGCCCGGAGTCCGCAGACCTCGAGCGTCTGTGCCTGGCCCGGGAAGGCGGGCGCATCTGCGCCGAAGGTCGCTGGCAGGAGGCGACAGGCGGAGACTTCAGTGCACTCCTGGAGAACCTGGAGCTTGGCTGGCTGGAGCCCCTGTTGCCGCCTGAACTGGGCATCGAGGGGCAGATCAATGCCGAGGCCAGCGGCCGCCTGGATGAGCAGGGGCGCATCGACGCGGATCTGGCCGTACGCCCGACGGATGGGCGCCTGATGGTGCGCGACGAGGATGGCGAGTTGCAGGATGTGCCCTACCGGGATGTCCATCTCGATGCGCGGGTACGCGACCGCGACGTGGATGTCGATTTTCGACTCGGCTTTCTCGATGGCGGTATCGCACGGGCGACACTCGAACTACGTCCCGACGGCGACGATACGCGCATCGATGGCGATTTCGAGGCCCGCCTCGATGATCTGTCCTGGATTGCGGCGGCAAGCCCCGACATTCAGCGCCTTCGCGGCGTGCTCGATGCCCGTCTGACATTCGGCGGGCGCCTGGACGCCCCGCTGGTCGAGGGCGCCGTGCGCTTTACCGACGGGGGCGTGCTGATCCCGGATGCCGGGATCGACATCCTGATCCCCGAGGTGACCGCAAACGTCGTCTCCGCCGAGGAGATGACCCTGGACGGGCGGCTGGAGTCAGGCGATGGTGCCATCGACCTCGCGGGTCGCGTGGACCTGGGGGGTGATGGACCGCGTGCCGAGATGCAGCTGCGCGGAGAAGACTTCCTCGCCGTCAATCGGGTGGACGCCGAGGCGACGATCACACCGGATCTGGAGCTGGTGTTCACGCCCGAGGACGGCATCCGCGTGCGCGGCGAGGTGCTGCTGCCGTGGGCCCGAATCCGCCCACCGGACCTGCCCCCGGGCGCGATCCGCGTCTCCGGAGACGAGATCATCCTGGGCGAGGAGCTGGAAGAGGCACAGGCGCTGAAGACGGATATCCGCATCCGCATCCGTCTGGGTGACGACGTGCGCTTTGACGGCCACGGGCTTACGGCCCGCTTTGCCGGCGAAGTGGATGTCGAGGAGATTGCCGGGCGTCCGACCCAGCTGTTCGGGGAGATTCGCATCCCCGAGGGGCGCTTCAATGCTTACGGACAGGATCTGCGAGTCGACCGCGGCATCCTGCTGTTCCAGGGGCCTGCGGAAACACCGGAACTGGACCTGCGCGCCGTGCGCACGGTACGCGAGTACAACGTAACGGTGGGCCTCGAGATCGGCGGGACCCCGGACAACCTGCGCTCGAGGGTGTTCTCGGAACCCGCGATGGACGAGACCGAAGCCATGGCCTTCCTGCTGACCGGACGGCCACTCTCGGGGGCGTCGGAGTCGGACGGCAACATGATCGCGTCGGCGGCCGCGGCCTACGGCCTCGAACAAAGCGCGCTGATCACCCAGCGGATCGGGACGGAACTGGGGCTGGACGAGGTTACGATTGATACTGAAGGCGGTATCGAGGAGAGCGCCCTGACCCTGGGGCTGTATCTGTCCCCGCGCCTGCTGCTGCGCTACTCGGTGGGCTTGTTCGACAATACCTCGCGGGTGTTGCTGAGCTACGAGCTCAGCCGGCGGCTGACACTGGAGACCTCCTCCGGCACCACCGAGCAGACCGTAGACCTGATCTACCGGATCGAACGCTAA
- a CDS encoding autotransporter assembly complex family protein: MRWIGILLALLAFPLAADEDNGPVPGLVLEGGTELQRENIRNSLNLARQPCDLPGFRERRLLRDMEERARNALRAVGHYDAELDLSLERDNDGCWDLHLTFDPGPPTTVETVDIQVTGEGVGDLAFEAVLSQTDIQEGDVLRHDRYDTLRNRMTRIAADRGYFDADLHTRRLEVDRENRTATIRLHMDTGERYRIGRVTLDQDILAPEFVERMIPFEEGDPYSSSQIIALQRNLNDSGYFSGVRVRPLRDEAEDRHVPIVAEFEPRRRHSYEAGIGYSTDIGPRLRFRFENRYANKRGHRYHAELEASPVRSGVGFNYAIPLRDPLREQLNLFTTYRTEDTDSQQSDRFQIGANRVLQRTGGWQTTEGLRYEYEDYTVGEETDRSRLLIPSYRIGRMEADDPMTPRRGYRFDITVQGAQEELLSSTSFAQVLASGKVVRAIGPGRVLARADAGFTEVDSVHELPSSLRFFAGGDASIRGYGYQKVGPTNEDGDVIGGRHKVVGSLEYDIPVRGNWSAAAFVDAGNVVNEWTEFDPVYGVGVGVRWRSPVGPIRVDIAHGPDSDDDFRIHFSMGPDL, translated from the coding sequence ATGAGATGGATCGGGATTCTGCTGGCGCTGCTGGCATTCCCCCTGGCGGCCGACGAGGACAATGGCCCGGTACCGGGCCTGGTGCTGGAGGGCGGCACGGAGCTCCAGCGCGAGAACATTCGCAACAGCCTCAACCTGGCGCGTCAGCCCTGCGACCTGCCCGGCTTTCGCGAGCGCCGCCTGCTACGCGATATGGAGGAGCGAGCCCGCAATGCCCTGCGCGCCGTCGGCCACTACGATGCCGAACTGGACCTGAGTCTGGAACGCGACAACGACGGCTGCTGGGACCTGCACCTGACGTTCGATCCCGGCCCTCCGACCACAGTGGAAACCGTCGACATCCAGGTCACCGGCGAGGGGGTCGGCGATCTCGCGTTCGAGGCCGTACTCAGCCAGACCGACATCCAGGAAGGCGATGTCCTGCGCCATGACCGCTACGACACCCTGCGCAATCGCATGACGCGGATTGCGGCGGATCGCGGCTATTTCGACGCGGACCTGCACACCCGCCGCCTGGAGGTCGACCGCGAAAACCGCACCGCGACCATCCGCCTGCACATGGACACCGGGGAGCGATACCGCATCGGCCGGGTCACGCTGGACCAGGACATCCTGGCGCCAGAGTTCGTCGAGCGCATGATCCCTTTCGAGGAGGGCGACCCCTACAGCTCCTCGCAGATCATCGCGCTGCAGCGAAACCTGAATGACTCGGGGTACTTTTCCGGCGTACGGGTACGCCCCCTGCGTGACGAGGCCGAGGACCGCCACGTCCCGATCGTGGCCGAGTTCGAGCCTCGTCGGCGGCACAGCTACGAGGCCGGCATCGGCTACTCCACCGATATCGGCCCGCGCCTGCGCTTTCGTTTCGAGAACCGCTATGCCAACAAGCGCGGTCACCGCTATCACGCGGAGCTGGAGGCCTCCCCGGTACGCTCCGGTGTGGGCTTCAACTACGCGATCCCGCTGCGTGACCCGCTGCGCGAGCAGCTGAACCTGTTCACGACCTACCGCACCGAGGACACCGATTCCCAGCAGTCGGACCGCTTCCAGATCGGGGCCAACCGCGTGCTGCAGCGAACCGGCGGCTGGCAAACCACCGAGGGCCTGCGCTACGAGTACGAGGACTACACCGTCGGCGAAGAGACGGATCGCAGCCGCCTGCTGATCCCGTCTTACCGCATCGGCCGCATGGAGGCGGACGACCCGATGACCCCACGCCGCGGCTACCGCTTCGACATCACCGTGCAGGGGGCCCAGGAAGAGCTGCTATCCAGCACCTCGTTCGCTCAGGTGCTGGCCAGCGGCAAAGTCGTACGCGCCATCGGCCCGGGACGGGTCCTGGCCCGCGCCGATGCCGGATTCACCGAGGTGGATTCGGTCCACGAACTACCCAGTTCCCTGCGCTTTTTCGCCGGCGGGGACGCCAGCATCCGCGGCTACGGCTACCAGAAGGTCGGCCCGACCAACGAGGACGGCGACGTGATCGGCGGGCGCCACAAGGTGGTCGGCAGCCTGGAGTACGACATCCCGGTTCGCGGCAACTGGAGCGCCGCCGCCTTTGTGGATGCGGGCAACGTTGTCAACGAATGGACCGAGTTCGACCCGGTTTACGGCGTCGGCGTGGGCGTGCGCTGGCGTTCGCCCGTGGGACCGATCCGCGTCGACATTGCCCACGGCCCGGATTCCGATGACGACTTCCGCATCCACTTCTCCATGGGGCCGGACCTGTGA
- a CDS encoding ABC transporter ATP-binding protein — translation MTQAATSNAAIQVTHTPLLELDGIDIGYDGKAVVHGVSLALPEGQIGCLLGPSGCGKTTLLRAIAGFEPVMRGAIHLGGRAVSEPGHTVPPERRGVGMVFQDFALFPHLSVADNIAFGIRDWSRDARTDRVQTLLKLVGLSGYGESYPHALSGGQQQRIALARALAPKPALLLLDEPFSSMDVELRGDLAREVRRILRAEHTTAILVTHDQHEAFAFADRIAVIHQGRIAQWDTAYNLYHRPADRFVADFVGEGTLIPGMVCTEDQVDTAFGEIQGSMSEQLPPGTAVDVLVRPDDIAIDNEQGTVQTEILDKAFRGADFLYTLRLPDGISVLCIAPSHDNFVIGEHVRLRLDFTHLVVFSRGSGVDCPSV, via the coding sequence ATGACACAAGCCGCTACTTCCAACGCCGCCATCCAGGTCACCCATACGCCACTGCTGGAACTGGATGGCATCGACATCGGCTATGACGGCAAGGCTGTGGTGCACGGGGTCTCGCTGGCCCTGCCCGAGGGGCAGATCGGCTGCCTGCTGGGCCCCTCCGGCTGCGGCAAGACCACCCTGCTGCGCGCGATTGCGGGCTTCGAACCGGTGATGCGCGGGGCCATTCATCTGGGCGGGCGGGCCGTCAGCGAGCCCGGACACACGGTGCCCCCGGAACGCCGTGGCGTCGGCATGGTGTTCCAGGATTTCGCGCTGTTTCCGCACCTGAGTGTCGCCGACAACATCGCCTTCGGCATCCGCGACTGGAGCCGCGATGCACGTACCGATCGCGTTCAGACACTGCTGAAGCTCGTCGGCCTGTCCGGATACGGCGAGTCCTATCCGCACGCCCTGTCCGGCGGCCAGCAGCAGCGCATCGCACTGGCGCGCGCCCTGGCGCCGAAACCCGCGCTCCTGCTGCTGGACGAGCCCTTCTCCAGCATGGACGTGGAGCTGCGCGGTGACCTGGCCCGCGAGGTGCGGCGCATCCTGCGTGCGGAGCACACCACCGCGATCCTGGTGACCCATGACCAGCACGAGGCCTTCGCCTTTGCTGACCGCATCGCGGTGATCCACCAGGGCCGCATTGCGCAATGGGATACCGCCTATAACCTGTACCACCGCCCGGCCGACCGCTTTGTCGCGGACTTTGTCGGCGAGGGCACACTGATCCCCGGCATGGTATGCACCGAGGACCAGGTCGACACGGCCTTTGGCGAGATCCAGGGTTCGATGTCCGAGCAGCTCCCGCCGGGCACTGCGGTGGACGTGCTGGTACGCCCGGACGATATCGCCATCGACAACGAACAGGGCACGGTGCAAACCGAGATCCTGGACAAGGCCTTCCGCGGGGCTGACTTCCTCTACACCCTGAGGCTCCCCGACGGGATCAGTGTGCTGTGCATCGCACCCAGCCACGACAACTTCGTGATCGGCGAGCATGTGCGCCTGCGCCTGGACTTCACCCATCTGGTGGTGTTCTCGCGCGGGAGCGGAGTGGACTGCCCGAGCGTCTGA